TGAAAGCAAGCACCTGTGGCCAGGCTTGCAGCAGGCATTTCCGCTGGCAGCCACGCAGCTGCCGCAAAAGGATTTGATCGAACGGATGATGTTTGTACAGGCCAATGAAGCGGCCAAGTGCTATGAAGAGAAGGTGGTGCTGACCGTGGCCGACACCAATATCGGCAGCATTTTCGGCTGGGGCTTTGCACCGTTCCAGGGCGGCGCGCTACAGTACATCAATGCTTACGGCGTCGCCAATTTCGTCAAGCGGGCGCGGCAGCTGGCGGAACAGTTCGGCAGTTACTTTACGCCAGCTGCAATCCTGGTGCAGATGGCGGAACAAGGCAGGCAGTTCGAATAAGCCGGGCGTGGAAAGCAGCCTGGATGCGCGCAGCGCAATCCAGGCTGGATCCACTCAATCCGATCAGGAGATCCTGCTGGCGTCGAACAGGGAAGGAATGCGCTGTGCCAGCATCATGTCGCCTTTCAGCTTCAGCTTGCCGCTCATGAAAGCCATGGCACCGTTCAGCTCACCTTTCAACAATGCCTTCAGGTCGTCATCCGCCATTGTCAGCGCGACATCTGGCGCATCCATCACGCCTTCGTGGGCGGTACATTTTCCGTGATCGATCAGCAGGTACATCGGCTTCGAGATATCGAACTGGATGCTGTTCTTCATGTTCAGCGTTGCGGCCGCATCCAGCGCGCTCGGCATGAGCTTGATAATGTCGTTAACGGTCATTTTTTATCCTCGGATTGTTTTTAAAATCTATTACTACAATATTTGAGCAGGCTCAGGGCTGACCTGTCATTCCCATCCGACCGCGCTGCGCACCTGCAGTTCCCGCTCCATCAGGCCGGCATAGCGCTTTTCCACCTCGCTGCGCTTGACCTTCATGGTCGGCGTCATCAAGCCGTTGTCTATGCTCCAGGCATCTTTCAGCACCACGCACTTGGCGATCTTTTCATGCGGCTCCAGCGTCGCATTGACCGCTGCCATGTCGTCGATCAGCCCCTGCTCCACCTCGGCCCGCGGCTTGCTGCGCGCCGCCGCGGTCAGGGTAACCGCCATCACCGGCTGGTTCATGCCGTTGCCGATGAACAGCAGGTTTTCGAGGTCGGTATTGCGCGCCAGAGAGCATTCGATGGGCGCCGGCGCCACGTATTTTCCCTTGGCGGTCTTGAAGATGTCTTTCACGCGGCCGGTAATATACAGGTAACCGTCCTCATCCACCCGGCCCTGGTCGCCGGTGCGCAGATAGCCGTCTTCGGTGAAGGCAGCGCGCGTGCTCTCCGGATCCTTGTAATAACCCATCATCAGGCCCGGATGCTTGAACAGGATTTCGCCGTCGCCGGACAGCTTGAAGCCGGCGTTCTGCGGCGGCTTGCCGACCGAGCCGACGCGGTTCTGGTCCGGCAGGCAGGCGCTGGAATAGACCGAGGCTTCAGTGGGCGCATAACCCTGCAGCACCGTCAGGCCGAGATTGCGCTGGTACCAGTCCAGCAATGCCGCCGGTATCGGCGCCGCCCCGGACAGGCAGAAGCGCACATGCTGCAAGCCGACCGCGACCCGGATCTTGCGCCGGGCGATGGTGCGCAGCAGGGGAATCTTCATTAGCCGGTCCAGCTTCTGCTGCGGCATCTTGTTCAGGATGGCGGTCTGGATACGGCCATAAACCAGCGGCACGCCAAAAAAACGGGTGGGCGCGACCTGCGCCAGCTGCTCGCCCATCTTGTCGACGTTTTCGAGGAAGTGCACTTCGCCGCCGTTGTAGCAACTCGGCAGCGCGATCGCGAAGCGCTCGAAGGCATGCGCCAGCGGCATGTATGAAAAATAGCGCTCCTGGCCGAGCGAGGGCGCCAGGTTCATGATGCTGTAGACGGCAAACAGCACATTGCCGTAGCTGAGCATCACGCCTTTCGGCTTGCCTGTGGTGCCAGAGGTGTAGATCAGAGTCATCAGCGCCTCCGCCGGCGGCGCCTGATAGTCTTCGATGGCCATGGG
The sequence above is a segment of the Collimonas sp. PA-H2 genome. Coding sequences within it:
- a CDS encoding SCP2 sterol-binding domain-containing protein, with product MTVNDIIKLMPSALDAAATLNMKNSIQFDISKPMYLLIDHGKCTAHEGVMDAPDVALTMADDDLKALLKGELNGAMAFMSGKLKLKGDMMLAQRIPSLFDASRIS
- a CDS encoding AMP-binding protein translates to MDEQKNSVQMMLQWAAAKPNVPWLFQPVLDQWKVTTWAQGSDQVRRMAAALKAMNWEPGSRICISGRNTAHWIMADLAISMAGHVSVGMYPKQAAATTRYIFEHSEAKAVFLGPMPDADDFTGAIPDSVRTISFPYEEAPAGQVSWDELVAANAPMAIEDYQAPPAEALMTLIYTSGTTGKPKGVMLSYGNVLFAVYSIMNLAPSLGQERYFSYMPLAHAFERFAIALPSCYNGGEVHFLENVDKMGEQLAQVAPTRFFGVPLVYGRIQTAILNKMPQQKLDRLMKIPLLRTIARRKIRVAVGLQHVRFCLSGAAPIPAALLDWYQRNLGLTVLQGYAPTEASVYSSACLPDQNRVGSVGKPPQNAGFKLSGDGEILFKHPGLMMGYYKDPESTRAAFTEDGYLRTGDQGRVDEDGYLYITGRVKDIFKTAKGKYVAPAPIECSLARNTDLENLLFIGNGMNQPVMAVTLTAAARSKPRAEVEQGLIDDMAAVNATLEPHEKIAKCVVLKDAWSIDNGLMTPTMKVKRSEVEKRYAGLMERELQVRSAVGWE